One Asterias rubens chromosome 1, eAstRub1.3, whole genome shotgun sequence genomic region harbors:
- the LOC117297202 gene encoding rRNA-processing protein FCF1 homolog, whose product MGKDTRIKKYAAMKRMISLRDTRIQEKDRKKKKPPPKWKQDEVAKIKEREVPQYSSALFFKYNTQLGPPYYVLVDTNFVNFSIKNKIDLVQGMMDCLYAKCIPCITDCVLAEIEKLGRKYNVALRTVKDSRFERLPCMHQGTYADDCLVQRVMQHKCYIVATCDRDLKRRIRKVPGVPIMFLSHRRYTIERMPDAFGAPKV is encoded by the exons ATG ggGAAGGATACGAGAATCAAGAAGTATGCTGCTATGAAACGAATGATTTCGTTGCGGGATACAAGAAT ACAAGAAAAGGACAGGAAAAAGAAGAAGCCACCACCCAAGTGGAAACAAGATGAAGTTGCTAAAATCAAGGAACGTGAGGTGCCACAGTACTCCTCAGCACTCTTCTTCAAATACAACACCCAGCTTGGACCACCCTACTATGTCCTTGTCGATACAAACTTTGTGAATTTCTCAATCAAGAACAAAATCGACTTAGTACAGGGGATGATGGATTGTCTCTATGCTAAAT GTATTCCATGCATAACTGACTGTGTGCTGGCTGAAATAGAGAAACTCGGGCGTAAATACAATGTTGCTCTGCGGACAGTGAAAGACTCGAGGTTTGAACGTCTTCCCTGCATGCATCAGGGAACCTACGCTGATGACTGCCTTGTACAGCGTGTGATGCAG CACAAAtgttacattgttgcaacttgTGATCGTGATCTCAAGCGGAGAATACGCAAAGTTCCCGGAGTGCCCATCATGTTCCTCTCCCATCGAAG